In Methanocaldococcus sp. FS406-22, the genomic stretch TACAATAAGTCCAAGAAGTAGAGAAGATATTGTCCCATTTGAACCATACATTAAGAAAATCTTTGATTAAACTTTAATTTTATTTTTTATTTGATAATATTTACTTTTCCTTTATCCCACTCCACCATTAATGTATCTTCATCATTATATTTTGTTAAAAATGCCAATATCGCTGCTTTTGTTCCCCACCTATCAGAACCAGCTAAGATATAGATGTTGTTATCATTGTAAGGGTTTTTTATTTTTTGTATAATCCCTATATGATTCCCAAGATAATTACCAGTTATATTCACTTTTAATAATCCTTTATCCTCAAGTTCTTTAACAAATTTATTAACTTTTGGACCACCAATAAGGATTATATCCTTGTTTATGTTTAATGGATTAATATCAAATACATCCAATGAGTTAAAATAAATTTTTTCATGATTTTTGAGCTCTTTTCCTTTATAATAGACATGAGTAGTATTGTTTATTTTTATGGCGTAAATACTGTCTCCAAGATAAGCAATGTCTTTATTTTTGATATTTACGGTTTTACTTTCTCTCTTTATAATTTTAAATAGAACATAATCTTTATAGCACTTTTCAGGTATTATGGTGTAATTAAACAAATTTATTTTAGTTCCTAACTTATTTGTATTTTTATATTCAAGCTTTATTTTGTCGCCACTAATATCCTTTACTTTAAATCTATTATCCAATGGGAAATCTTCATCTTCTTCAATTTTTATTGTAGAATATACATCAAACGTAAAATAATAACCCTTACCACTTTTTGTGCAATTTTTATAAATAATTCCAAGCATTCCGTCTTTTGTATAACTAATCTGACCTTTATTTAATTTAAGGGACTCCATAAATTTTCCATTTTTGTATATATTAACAAATATATCATTCAAATCAGAGGAAACCAGCTCTACAACAACTTTATACCCATCGTATTCAAATGAATCATTTGTTGTTATTTCTTTTCCATCTTTTTCTTTCAATATTACATAATTTGAAGTAATATCTTTAACTATGTAACTTTTGTTGAATAAGCTTATCTCCTTTCCCTTTTCAAGATTCAAATATTCTATACACTCAACACTTTCATACTCCACCTTATCTCCATCTCTATTAAATTTTATGTTTAGCTTTAGCTTTTTATCCTTACTCTCAATCTCAAGATTATCTATAGCTGGAACGTATGTAATATCGTTAATGACAACTGTTATATTATTTCCATCAACATTTATCTCTCTTGAGGGGTAAAAATTGTCCATTAAAATTTTAGCATTTTGGTAAT encodes the following:
- a CDS encoding S-layer protein, producing the protein MKKILLLILLSVISVCNALPTEPVIFVNKSTVDYQNAKILMDNFYPSREINVDGNNITVVINDITYVPAIDNLEIESKDKKLKLNIKFNRDGDKVEYESVECIEYLNLEKGKEISLFNKSYIVKDITSNYVILKEKDGKEITTNDSFEYDGYKVVVELVSSDLNDIFVNIYKNGKFMESLKLNKGQISYTKDGMLGIIYKNCTKSGKGYYFTFDVYSTIKIEEDEDFPLDNRFKVKDISGDKIKLEYKNTNKLGTKINLFNYTIIPEKCYKDYVLFKIIKRESKTVNIKNKDIAYLGDSIYAIKINNTTHVYYKGKELKNHEKIYFNSLDVFDINPLNINKDIILIGGPKVNKFVKELEDKGLLKVNITGNYLGNHIGIIQKIKNPYNDNNIYILAGSDRWGTKAAILAFLTKYNDEDTLMVEWDKGKVNIIK